The following DNA comes from Motilibacter aurantiacus.
CGCTGGCGCCGGCGCTGAGCGCGTCGTACACGTAGTCGTCGAGGTCGAACGTCGTCAGCACGAGCACCTTCACCCCGGGGGCGGTGGCCGCGATCTCGCGCGTCGCGGCGATGCCGTCGGTGCCGGGCATCCGGATGTCCATGAGCACGACGTCGGGGGCGGTGGCCCGGGCCAGCGCCGCGGCGGCCGCGCCGTCGGCGGCCTCCCCGACGACCTCGATGTCCTCCTGCGCCTCCAGGATCATCCCGAACCCGGCCCGCACCAGCCCCTGGTCGTCGGCCAGCACGACGCGGATCACGTCGCCCCACGCACGTCGGCGAGCGGCAGCTCCGCCCGTACGGCCCAGCCGCCCCCGTCCCGCGGCCCCGCCACCAGGGTGCCGCCGACGACGGCGACCCGCTCACGCATCGCGACCAGCC
Coding sequences within:
- a CDS encoding response regulator transcription factor — translated: MIRVVLADDQGLVRAGFGMILEAQEDIEVVGEAADGAAAAALARATAPDVVLMDIRMPGTDGIAATREIAATAPGVKVLVLTTFDLDDYVYDALSAGASGFLLKDVGRDELVAAVRVVAAGEALLAPTVTRRLLADFVRSRPVPPVTPPGAEALTARERDALELLARGLSNAEMAR